The Thermasporomyces composti region CGGTGGGCCAAGGCCGGCAAGCTCAGCTCGATCCGGACGCTGGGGGGACACCGGCGCTACCGCGAGTCCGAGGTGCGTGCGCTGCTGGCAGGCGTGCTCCCTGAGCAGCGCGGGGGAACGGGGGAAGCGGAAGGCCGCTGACCAGCGGACCTTCGGTGACATGCTCAGAGACTCGTCACAACGCAGAGACGACGAACACGATGGCGGTCCACCCGATGGTGGACCGCCATCCTCATGTCCGCCACGATCCCTGGCACGTCGTCCCGCCCCACGGCTCCCAGGCGTGGACGACGGAGGTTCCGCTCAGTGAGCCCGAGAGTCTGTCGTTCTCCCCAGGTCTCGGCGCCTCTCGTCTCCGCTCCTGGTGGCGGGTGGCAGGCCGCATGAGCGGACACCTGCGAGGCCGGTGACAGACAGTAGTAGAGAGATCGCAAAGTAGTCACAGAGCGTCGCGATCAGGCGGTCGTGGCCGAATCGGTACCAATCGAGGGCTCCCCAGCACGATCACCACGCCCTACAGTGACCGCCAGGGCGGATCCACGAGGAGGTGCGACCGTGCGTGAGGACCCGCGACCTCGCTGGTTCGCCCGCACGGGGGCCCTCGTGGGTGTCCTCGGGCTGCTCGCTCTCGGAGCGCTCGGGCTGAGCTGGCAGGAGCGGGTCACCGTCGAGGCCGATCGCATCCCCGCGAACGTGCTGGTCGCGCTACTCGGCGTGGTGTTGGGCGTCGGGCTGGTGGTGGTCGTCGTGTCCCTGATCTTGGCGCGAGGCCAGGGTCTCCCGGGTCCCGCGCCGAGGCGCACGAGCCGTTCCGTCCTCATCGCGCAGGGGATCCTGCTGCTGGGTGCGATCTTCCTCCTCTACCACTACCGGGACCGCATGGGCCGTCGAGCCGACGGCTCCGGTGTCCCACCCCCGCCCGTCGCCACGCCCATCCCCGCGCCCCAGGAGGGAGGTCCCGGGACGCGCGCTCCGGGTCTCGAGCCGACCTGGTCCTGGCCGGTGGCGATCGCGGCTGGTGTCGTGCTCGGTCTCGTCCTCCTCGCCGCGGCCTGGGTCCTCCGCAAGACCGCCACCACGACCGAGCCAACCCGCGAGCTGACGGCGGCCGACGTGCGGCGTGTCGTCGCCGCCGGGCGGGCGGCCCTCGCCGAGATCGACGCGCCTCGCGCCGCGGTGATTCGGGCGTACGCCGCGATGGAGCAGGCGCTCCGGGACGTCGGCGTGGAGCGGCGACTCGCCGACACCCCCACGGACCTTCTGCGCAGGGCTGAGGCGGCCGGTCTCCTCAGCGACACCGGGAGCGCGGCGGCCCGTGACCTGTCCCGGCTGTTCCAGCGCGCCCGCTTCTCTCGACGCCCACTACCTCCGGACGCGCGCTGGCAGGCGTCCGCCGCCCTCGAACGGCTGGAAGCCGAGCTCCGCAGGACGTCGGCGGCTGAGGTCGGCGCAGCCGAAGCCTCCGTGGCCGGGTCACGTGTGGCGACGAGTCCGGTGCCGCACGGGGGCGTCCACGGTGAGCGGGAGGGGAGGAGCGGCGGATGACCGAGCTGCGCGGCCTCCTCGGGCTCCTCCTCGTCTTCGCCGTCCTCGCCCAGGGGCTGCGCGGACTGCTGCTCGGCCTCACGATCGTCGCCCTCAACGAGCTGCTACACCAGCTGCTTCGCCTCGAACGACCATGGCGGAGGCCGCGCTCGCCGGGACCGCAGCGAACGTCTCGAGGGCGGTGGCTCCGGCCGCCATCCTGGCTGCGGCGAGCCTGGTCGCGACGACCCCGCTGGCTCCGCCTGCCCTCGTGGCTTCGGCAGGAGCGCTCCCCGTCCCGGACCGGCTTCCCGAGCTACGACCGCATCCTCGGCGAGATCGCTTGGGCGAGCTACTCCCGACGAGACTTCGACACAGGCCTGCGCGTCCGTCTCCTGGACGCCCTCGCCGTCCGGCTCGCCGACGAGCACGGTGTCGACCTCCGCGCACAGCCTGACCTGGCCCGCCAGCGTCTCGGCGACGACGCGTGGGCGCTCCTGGCGCCGGACCGACCGCCCAGCCGAGACCGCGACGCGCCGGGTGTCGACCTGCCGGAGCTGGACCGTGTCGTGACGGCGATCGAGCGTCTGCGACGCACGCACGAAAGGAACGCATGACCACGACCACTCCGACGCTGAACCTCGACCAGACCCGCGAGCGCGCCCTCGCCATTCTCGACGAGGTGGAGCGGGTCATCGTGGGCAAGCGCGACGCCGTGGAGCTCGTGCTGCTGGGCATTCTTGCCGGTGGGCACGTCCTGCTCGAGGACCTCCCGGGTCTCGGCAAGACGATGCTCGCCCGATCGTTCGCGCAGGTGCTCGGGCTCAGCTTCGACCGAGTGCAGTTCACCCCCGACCTGCTGCCGCAGGACCTCACCGGCGCCTCGGTCTACAACCAGAAGACGGCCGAGTTCGTCTTCCGTGAAGGTCCCGTCTTCACCCAGCTGCTCCTCGCGGACGAGATCAACCGGACACCCCCGAAGACCCAGGCCGCGCTGCTGGAGGCGATGGAGGAGCGGCAGGTGTCCGCCGACGGGGTGACCCGCCCGCTGCCCCGCCCGTTCGTCGTCCTGGCCACCGAGAACCCGATCGAGTACGAGGGGACCTACCCCCTGCCCGAGGCGCAGCTGGACCGGTTCATCCTGCGAACCCGCCTCGGTTACCTGCCGGCCGACCAGGAGGCCGAAGTGGTACGCCGGCGCCTGCGGCGCGGGTCGGCTCCACCGGCGTTGACGAAGATCGTCGACGACACCGAGCTCCTCGCCATGATGGAGTCCCTGGAGCTCGTCGAGGTCCACGACGACGTGCTGGAGTACGTGGTGCGCGTGGTCCGGGCGACACGTGAGCATCCCAAGGCCCAGGTGGGCGCGAGCCCGCGCGGCACGCTCGCGGTGACCCAGCTGGCGCGGGGCGCGGCGATCCTCGCCGGTCGGGACTACGTAACCCCGGAGGACGTCAAGCGGGTCGCGGTCGCCGCCCTCGGACACCGGCTGGTGCTGCGGCCGGAGCTGTGGGTTCGTCGGCTGTCCGGGGACGACGTCGTGGCCGAGGTGCTGGAGGAAGTCCCGACGCCGTCGACGCAGATCCTGGAATCGACTCGGTGATGAGCGCTCCACCGGTCCCCGTTCCCACCTGGACCGACGGTGGGCGGGTCGGGGCGCTCTCGCTGCCTCCGGTCGACGTTGTCCTGGAGTGGCACGTGAGCCGCCTGGCCTGGCGGTTGGCGTTGGTCGGCGTTCTGGCGGTGGCGCTGGGGGTCATCACCGCGCGACCGGAGCCCGTCGTCTTGGCGGCGCCGTGTCTGGTGGCGGTCGTCGTCGCGCTCCGGCAGCCGCGTCCGGCGTCGGTGACCGTCAGCGCGGAGGTGTCGGAGTCCCGCACCTTCGAGGACGAGCCCGTCCAGGTGACGGTCCGCCTCCGCGCGCCCCAGCGGCTCGGCACGATCACTCTCCACCTCGACCTGCCGGGACCGCAGACACCCGTTCGCTCCGAGGACCCACGTCAGGCGTCCGCGACGACCCGCGGTGGGCCCTCGCCCGCCCAGGACGGCTCCTCCACCGCGGACGACTCGTCCGACGCCACGCCGACGACGGCGACCGACGGGGACGTCGCCCCGCCGGGGAGGCCGGGATCGTTCGACGTGCCGGATGGGCGCGTCCGCCAGGCGTTCGCGGTCGCTGAGCTCGTGGCGCGGTGGACCGTCCGAGCCCAACGCTGGGGGCGATGGCGGCTGGGACCGCTGCGGATCCGGGTGCGCACGCCTGGCTGGGGTTACGTCGGGGTCGCCAACCTTCGGCTCTCGGAGCTCACGGTGTTCCCGCCACCGGCGCGGGCGCGCGACATCACCATCCCACCCATGCTGCTGGCCCGGCTCGGGACGCACGTGGGGCGGCGAGCCGGGTCGGGGAGCGAGTTCATCGGGATTCGGACGTTCGCCGTCGGCGACGCCGTCCGACGGATCAACTGGCCGGTGAGCACCAGACGGATCACGTCCGGGGAGCTGTACGTCAACGAGTACGCCGCCGAGCGCGCCGCCGACGTCGTCGCGGTCGTGGACACGACGACGGACGTGGGTCCCGCTGGCTGGTCCAGCCTCGACATCGGTGTGCGAGGCGCTGCCTCGGTCGTGCAGGCGTACCTGCGGTACGCGGACCGGGTGGGCATCGTGGCGCTCGGCGGCCGTGTCCGGTGGCTGAAGCCCGACGTCGGGACCCGGCAGTACTACCGCGTGGTCGAGACCCTGCTCGCGTCCCGGCTCGACGGCAGTTTCGTCGAACCGGATCTCTTCCGACTGCCTCGGCAGGCGCTGCCACCGGGTGCGTTGGTCTTCGTCTTCAGCCCGCTGCTCGACCCCCGCGTCATCGATGTGATCCGTGACCTGCGCGAGCGTGGCCATCCGGTGGTGGTGGTCGACGTGCTCACCACCGAGCCTCCCGTCCGTGGTCGGCGCGTCGGGCCGTGGACGGAGGAGCAGCGACACATGGCGTTGCGCATCTGGCGCTTGGACCGGGAGGTGCTCGTCCGGGAGCTGGAAGTCATCGGCGCCACCGTCGTGGTGTGGGACGAGACGGCCGGTGTCCCGCTGGAACGGGTCCGGCTGCAACCATTGCTGCGAGGTGGTCGGTGACTGTCGCTCGTGTCGTCCGACTTGCCTCAGGCGGATCTGGGCTCGGGCTCGTCGCGGTGGCGCTCACCGTTCTGCCGTCGGACGCGCGATGGCAGGTCGGCGGCTTCGCGGCGATCGGCGTGGTGCTCGCGACGCTGCGCACTCGGATGGCGTCGCTCGTCTCCTGGGCCCTGGTCGTCTTGCTCCTGGGCGTCGCGTTGGCCGCCGACTCTGGCCGGGTGCCGGTGCCGACGGCCGCCGTCCTCGGTCTGCTCGCCTGCGTGTACGTGGCGCTCACGGAGCTGGCGGAGGAGCTGGACGACCGTGAGCCGCAGCGACGCGGGACGGGGGAGCCTGCTGGCGAGCTCGTCGAGCGGTCGGACGTCAGGGAGGTGGCCGGGTGGCTGCGGTCGGCGGGACCGCTGCCTGGCGCCGCGCTGCTGGGAGCCGTGGCGTTGGCCGCCGCGGTCGTTCTGCCGGCGCCGGCCGGTGTGGTCTGGCTGGTCGTCGTCGCGCCGCTGGCGCTGGTGCTCGGGGTCGGGGTGGCTCTTCGCCAGCAGGGAGCGTCGCGGCGTCAGGCGTCTGACGATCGATGATCCGGCGAGCGACACGGAGCGCCGCCCTTGGCGCTCCGCACTCAGCCCACAGGCCTCCCCCAAGCGCCCAGGACCTGAGGCCCGTTGGCCCCGGTCCCTCCTGTCGTCTGACCGCATCCTGAAGAGGGTGACGACCCGACCTGACGGCGGCGCTGAGCCGCCCGAGCGTCCGGCCGAGCGGGATCGTCCCGGCGAGCCGCGTCGAATCGGCGAAGCGCCACGCGAAGCGGATCGACCCGGCGGATCCGGACCGGGCGAGCGTTCGCGCGTGCCTCACCCACGTCGCCAGCCTTCGCCCGTGGCGCCAGCCGAGCGTGCGCACGACGAGCCACCCGGTGATCAGGTGGGACGCCGCCGAGAGGGGCTGGCCCGGCCGCGAGATCGGCACTCGGCATGGCTGGCGCTCGCCTTCGCCGCCGTCGCGCTCGTGGCGGCCTGCCTGGGCGGCGTCGTCGGCGGGATGATCGGCGCCGGCACGGTGCGCGAGGAGCCGCAGACCCGAGCCACCCAGCCCGCACGAGTCGACCAGGCCGTTCTGCCTCGTGTGGTGTCGGCTGTCGCGCCGAGCGTGGTGGAGCTGCGGGTCACATCGTTGGCCGGAGCGGAGACCGGATCGGGGATCGTCCTGTCCGACGACGGTGTCATCCTCACCAACCACCACGTCGTGTCCGGCGTCGACGGCGGTGAGATCACCGTGCGCTTCAACGGCGAGCGCTCCACCGCGTCCGCGCGGGTGCTGGGCACGGACGCGCGGCGCGACCTCGCCCTCATCCGCGCCGAGGGCGTGTCGGGACTACGACCGGCGAAGCTCGGCGACTCCTCGCGCGTCCGTGTGGGGAGCCCCGTGTTGGCGATCGGCTCGCCCGAGGGACTGGAGGGAACGGTCACCGCGGGCATCGTCAGCGCGGTCAATCGGGACCTCCGCGTCGGAGGCGACGACGGGGATCCACCGGTGACCTACCGAGCCATCCAGACCGACGCCTCGTTGAACCCCGGCAACTCCGGTGGGCCGCTCGTCAACATGGCCGGCGAGGTCATCGGGGTCAACTCCGCCATCTACGCAGGGAGGACGGCGGAGGAGCGCACCGGGCTCGGCTTCGCCATCCCCATCAACGAGGCGAAGAAGGTCATCGACCGGTTCGACCCGATCGATCGTCCAGGGCGCTGACGAGGGTCCCAGCCCACGGCAGGAAGGGGTGGGTGGCGGACCCGGCGGGGGAACGTCCTAGGGTGCCGGCCGTGTCCGCGACGTACAAGCTCATCATCTTCGACTGCGACGGTGTCCTGGTCGACAGCGAGCCCATCGCCCTCCGGGTCGACGCCCAGCTGTTCGCAGAGCTCGGGTGGCCGCTGTCGGAGGAGGAGATCGCGCGCCGCTTCACCGGCCGAACGACCCAGTACATGATGGATGAGCTGGCCCGGCACATCGGCCGACCCGTGCCGCCTGACGTCGTGGCCCGATACAACGCACTCTTCCGCGAGCTCATCACCACCGAGCTCAAGCCGGTGGACGGCATCCTGGAGGCCCTGGACAAGATCACCACCCCGACGTGTGTGGCCTCGAGCGGCAGCCACGAGAAGATGCGTCTCACGCTGGGTGTGACGGGCCTGTACGAGCGGTTCGAGGGGCGCATCTTCAGCGCGACCGAGGTGAAGGCGGGCAAGCCGGCGCCCGACCTGTTCCTGCACGCGGCGGCGTCCATGGGCGTCGACCCCGCAGACTGCGCTGTGGTCGAGGACAGCGAGTACGGCGTCGCGGCGGCTAGGGCCGCCGGGATGGCGGTGTTCGCCTACGCCGGTGGGGTGGTCCCGGTCGAGCGACTGGAAGGCCCCGGAACGGTCATCTTCACGGATATGCGTGAACTGCCCCGCTTGCTCGGGGAGGTGCGATGAGCGACGAGGGCGGAGCGGGCTCGTTTTGATTTCCGATTCCGCTTGAGTTTTCATTTTTGTGCGCTGGTTCGATAGCGCACGGGGCGTCGAATCGGCGCTTGGAGTGAGACCAATGAGCGCGCGCGTATTATCGGACCGGTGGTCGAAAAGCCGCCGAGACGGAAGCTGTCCGGGGCCGCGCGCACTCTCGTGTGGATAGCGCTGCTCGCGGGCGGCTACTACGCCCTCGGGCTGCTCGCGCTCCAGGAGGAGATCGGCGGCGTTGAGACGCGTCTGCTCTGGGCACCGACCGGGCTCTCGCTCGCGGCGCTGCTCTACCTCGGGCCTCGCGTGTGGCCTGGTATCTGGTTCGGGTCGATGCTGATCAACGTCTCCCTGGAGCGCCCGATCGTGCCCTCGTTCCTGATCGCCACGGGCACCACCGTCGGGCTGTTGTGCGCGTACTGGCTCATGCGGCGCGCTGGGTTCCGGAACGAGATAGATCGCGTCCGGGACGTGCTCGCGCTCATCGGCCTGGGCGCGGGGCTGGGGATGGCGATCGGGGTCACGCTCAATACCACGGTGCTCACGACCTATGGCATCGGAGTGCCGCTGGAATACCTCCCGCGGTGGTTCGACGTCTGGACGTACTTCGCTTTGGGTGTCCTCGTCGGCACCCCCATCTTTCTCGTCCTTTGGCAGGTTTTCCCGATTCGTCGAATTCGGCTGCTCCGGGCGATCGAGGCGGTCGCGTTGCTGGGCTGCACGGTCCTGGCGGCTCTCCTGGCGACCAACAGCGCGCAGCATCCGTTCTACCTCGTGTTTCCCGTCATGATCTGGGCGGGGCTGCGGTTCGGGTTGCCGATGGTGGCGCCCTGCGCGGTGGTGGCGTCGACGATGGTGATCGTCGCCGCCGAGCAGGGGCACGAGGCTTTCGCCGGGGAGTCGGACATCCCGCGGGAGGCGCTGATCCAGGCCTTCATCGCCTCACTCACGTTGACGGGGATGGTGCTGTCGGCGGCGATCAGGCAGCGGGACGCCGCGCACGCCGAGGTGGAACGCACGGCGACGGAGCTGGTCGGCGTCATCCACCAGCTCGACCGTCGGCTCCGCCCGAGGATCACTCCCCCTCGACGTGCGGCCGAATCCTTGAGGTCTCCACCCGAGCTCACGCCGGGGCCTCGTGGACGTGACCCCACCACACAGTGACGCGCCGCGGCATCGCCGCGTCGTCCTCGACGTCGCGCCTCGCCGCTGACGGAGGAACGCTCAGCCGCGTCGTGGAGGTCGGCGTTGGCGGGTCCTTGGCTACGGGCGCCCGTCCGCGCACAGCTCCCCCGCATGGGGGAGGGGCGGCCGTCCCTACGTCCTGGTCCCTGGTGGCCCTCGGTCATCGGCTCGGCGTTCCCGACCGACGCGATGTCCCGGGGCACCACCATGGGGGACGTGGTTCCCGCGAGGCGAACCGCCCACGGGCGGGACCCCTACCTCGACCTGCTCCGCGCCCTCGCGCTGGTGCGGGTGCTGGTCTACCACGCCTTCGGGTGGGCGTGGCTGACGTTCGCCTTTCCCGCCATGGGCGTGATGTTCGCGCTCGCGGGCTCGCTGATGGCGCGGTCTCTGGACGCGCGCCCGCCGATCTCGGTCGTGGGTGGGCGCCTGCGTCGCCTCTTGCCGCCTTTCTGGGCGTTCGGTCTGTTCGTCGTGCCCGCGATGCTCCTGCAGGGGTGGTCCCCAGCGGCCGACGACAGCCACGGGGATTGGTGGGCCAAGTTGGTGTACTGGCTGTTCCCCCTCAACGACCCGCCGGGAAGCGCCGAGGCGAGCCAGGTCGTCACGCCCCTGTGGTACGTGCGCGCGTACCTGTGGTTCGTCCTGCTCTCGCCGGTTCTCTTGCTGCTGTTCCGTCGCTGGCCCTGGCCCACGGTCACGGGTTCCCTGGTCCTGGTCGGGTTGTTGCAGGCGGGACTGTTCCCGCTGTCCGCGCAGGGCCTGTCGAACGTGGTCTGGACGCTCGCCATCTTCGGCGCGTGCTGGCTGGTGGGCTTCGCCCACCGCGACGGACTGGTCGATCGCCTGCCGCACACGCGTGTCCTCGCGCTGGTGGCGGGCGCTCTGCTGGTGGGTGGAGTGTACGCGCTCACCCATCCGGGCGACCAGGGATACGACCTCGGCGGGATCCCCGTCGCGCAGGCGTTCTGGTCGTTCGGCTTCGTCCTTCTCCTGCTGCGCTTCCGCCCACGCGATCTGCGCTGGCTCGCTCGACTCCCCGGTGTCGAAGCGCTCGTGTCGCTGCTGAACCAGCGCGCGGTGACGTTCTACCTCTGGCACCAGGTCGCCCTCATCGGGGCGGTCCTGCTCATCGACCAGATGTGGGCGGTGCCCGCGTTCCAGCAGGCGCTGCCGTTGGGCACGGACTGGTGGAAGCTCGTCGTCACCTGCCCGCTCATCGTCGTCGCCCTGCTGGCATTCGGCTGGGTGGAGGACCTCGCCGCACGGCGTCCGCCGCGCCTGTGGCCGGTCACCGGCCGACGCACGACGACGCCAGGGATGAGCCGGCGCACCGAGACGGCGTGACGCGGCGGTCGGGCCAGTCCCCAGCGCGCTACGCTCGCGGCCATGTCGAGTCACCGTGGAGTCGCTGTCGTCACAGGCGGAAGTCGAGGTATCGGTGCCGCCACCGCCTTGCTGCTCGCGCAGCGCGGGTGGGACGTCTGCATCGGGTACCACAGCGCCCAGGACGCGGCCGAGGCCGTCGCCCGAGCCTGTGAGGAGCGGGGTGCCAAGACGGCCGTGGTCCGCTGCGACGTGGCGGTCCCCGACGACATCGCCGCGCTGTTCGCCGCGGCCGACGCCCTGGGCACGGTCACCGCGCTGGTCAACAACGCCGGCATCGTCTACAAGAGCGGCACCCGGCTCGACGAGATCACCCCGGAACGGCTGGAACGCATGCTCGCGGTCAACGTGGTCGGCGCCTTTCTGTGCGCTCGCGAGGCGGTCCGGCGGATGTCGAGCCGGTACGGCGGCTCCGGTGGCGCCATCGTGAACGTGTCCTCGACGGCGGCTCGTCTCGGCGGACCCGGCGAGTACGTCGACTACGCCGCGAGCAAGGGGGCCGTGGACTCGATGACGGTGGGTCTGGCTCGGGAGGTCGCGGAGGAGGGGATCCGGGTCAACGCGGTCCGCCCGGGCCTCATCGAGACCGAGATCCACGCCAGCGGTGGCGACCCGGACCGGGTGCGGCGGAACGCTGGCCGGGTGCCCATGAAGCGGGGCGGTCGGCCGGAGGAGGTCGCCAACGCGATCGTCTGGCTGTGCTCCCCGGAGGCGTCCTACGTCACCGGCGCGCTGCTCGACGTCAGCGGCGGCCGCTGACCCGCTCCCACCCTCCGTCAGAGGGCCTCCGCCCAGGGGGATGGCCGCCGGGTCCCATCCGCCATGTCGCAGCCCCGCGGGCGGGTGCCTGGGGCAGGCGCCCGCGCGTGAGGAACGTACGCCGGGTTCACCCCGATACGTGACGCTGATCCTCGCCGGCGACACCCGCCCTCACCGGCCCGACCGGCTCCTGGCCGCGAAGGCGTCCGCGGCGTTGTGTCATGCTCGGCGACCGTGAAGGGCAGCGGGGCATCGCTCGTCGGCCAGGCTCACCTCGGATCGGTGCGGTCGGGCTCCCCGCGGTGGCGGCGGCTCCTCAGCACGGCCAGCCCGCCGCCGCTGCTGGTCGGTGTCGCCGCGGTGGCCCTCGCGGCCTTCACCTGGCGCATCGGCCGTCCAGCGTTCTGGCTGGACGAGGTCGCCACGGTGCAGGACGCGAGCAAGCCACTGCCGGAGCTGCTCGCCTTCCTTCGGCAGCGCGACGCCGGCCTCGGACCGTACTACCTGGCGATGCACGTCTGGCTGCGCTTCGGTGAGGCGGAGTGGTGGGCCCGGCTGCCGTCCGCGCTGGCCATGGTGGTCGCCGTCGTGGCGGCCACCGACGTGGCTCGCCGCCATGCCGGGCAGTGGGCCGGCCTGCTCGCTGGCTTCTTGCTCGTCCTCTCGCCGGCGGCGACCCGCTACGCCCACGAGGCGCGCCCGTACGCGTTCGCGATCGCGTTCGCCGTCCTCGCCGTCTGGGTGCTCGACCATCTCGACGGCCGACGCCGCTGGTGGGCGGTCTACAGCGGGACGGTCGCGCTGCTCGGGCTGAGCCACGTGGTCGGCCTGGTGACGCTCGTGGCCCACCCGCTGTTCGTCTGGGCATCCGGTGATCGGCGGTTCGGGCGGTGGTTGGTCGCCGCGGGCGTGGGGGTCCTGCCTCCCGCCGTGGTGGGCTGGTTCGCGTTCCAGGCTCGCTCGACGGTGGCGTGGATCCCGAAGCCGGACCTGGAGCGGGTACGGCTGGCCTTCGCGGAGATCGTCGGCGGGTGGGAATACCTCACGCTCCTCGGAGCGCTCGCCGTCGTCGCCGTGGTCCGCACACGGGACCGGTGGACCGCAGGGCTCGTCGTCTGGTTCGCTGTGCCGCCGCTGCTGCTGGCGCTCGTGGGCTTGGTCACCCCGTTGTTCCTGGCGCGCTACCTCGTCGTCTGCACCCCCGCGCTCGTGCTGCTGGCGGCCACGGCCGTCCGGGCGCCGTGGCAGGTCGCCGCCGGCGTCGTGGCTGCCGCTGTGGTGGCTGCCACCGTCATCGCCTGGCCGGAGCACCAGCGGCTTCGGCTGCCGTACGGGCACGGGCCCGACTACCGTGCCGCCGCCCGCGCCATCGCGGCGGACTGCACCGGTGGCGTCGCCGGTCGACACAGTCTGGCGGCCGTGCGGACCATGCCGTACTACGTCGAGCGTGAGGGGTGCGAGCTTCCCTGGTTGAGCGGAGCCGTTCCTGCGCACGTCGACCGGATCTGGGTGGTCCAGTGGGACTGGGACCGGAGTGAGCCCACACCGGGCCCGGGGGCGACCGTCTTCCGGATGGTTGACGATGTCACGGTCCCAGGTCTGCGGCTGACCTTGTGGCGACGGTAGCGAGGACTGATCGCGCGAACGGTCGCTGCCAGGCGCGGCGGCGGGGGCGCCGCCCGCGCGGGGCGACTACGCGGCCCCGCGGTGGACGCCCGGGCGCCAGCCGCTGACGACCGCCGCCACGACCGAGACGAGGTAGAGCTGGCCGACCACGGCTTCGAGCACGGTGACCATGCGGGCGAGGTTGCTGACCGGGCCGATGTCGCCGATCCCGACGGTGGTGATCGTGATCACGCTGTAGTAGAGGCAGTCGCCCGGGCTGGGCGGTGCGCTCGTGCCGCCCAGGTACGGCGCCACGAGCGCACCGCCGATCTCGTGGAGCGACGAGAACAGCATGGCGATGAGCAGGTAGATGCACAGGACGCCGAGCACCGTGGCGAGGTCGACGCGGGCGCGGCGGACCATGAGGTATCGGATGACCAGGCTGCTCGTCACGGTCACCAAGGCCAGCGTGGTGCTCGCGGTGAGCACGGTCAGGACGGTCCCGCGGGCGAAGGCGGTGGCGAGGGCGGCCACGACCACCGCTGCCGCGCTGACCACGGCGATGGCGCCCGTCCGTCCGCGGCTCAGGCGGCGGATCCGGAGCGCGGCGAGGAGGACGAGGGCGAGCGCGACGGTGCGGGCGAACGAGCCGAGCAAGCGCTCGCCCGTGGTGATGACCAAGGCATAGGTGACCAGCAGTCCGCCCAGCAGCCAGGAGAAGGCGACCACGCGCTGTCGTTGAGCGTTTCGACCATGGGCCCCGGTGGATCCACCACGCGGCGAGACCGGTGCGTTCTCGCCTCCAGTGCTCATGACCTCCCTCGCTCGGGCAGCGGATCCGGCTGACCCTGCCGGCGACCCGCATGCGCTATCCAGGAGTACCCAGGTGGCTGCCTGACCAACCTTGCGAGCGGAGCGCCGGAGAGCGCCTTTCGTCGAGACCGAACGCGGGCATGACCCTGGTCTCTCCTCCTAGCAGGATCTTCCTAGCTCAGGATCTTCGCCTTGGCCTCCTGGTACTCGGCCGCGGAGATGTCTCCCCTCTCGCGAAGCTGCGCGAGCTTGCTGAGCTCGTCCGCCTGACTGGGGACTCGCGCCGTGCTGCGCACGTAGCTCTGGAACGCTTCTTCCTGCCGCTGGAGCTGTGCCAGGTCTCGTTCACTCATCGAGCGGCCGTGCGCCACCAGGTAGGTGAGGACGCCGAGGAACGGGAGAACGAGCACGAACAGGAGCCACCCTGCTTTTCCCCATCCCCCCAGATAGTGATTCCGGAAGATGTCGGTGATCGTGCGGATCAGCAGGAAGATCCACAAGACCCAGACGAAGAAGAGGGTCATGGTCAGAAATGCGCTGAGCAATGGGTAATCCATGTCATCCCCTCACGGTCGGGCGAGCCGGTTTTCGACCGCATTGCGGTCTGTCGAGGACCGAGTCGTCGAGGTCGTTGTGGGCCGCGTAGGCGGGGGCCGGTGTGCGATTCGCGCTTTGATCGTCCTTTCTCAGCGGCGTCG contains the following coding sequences:
- a CDS encoding acyltransferase family protein, giving the protein MVPARRTAHGRDPYLDLLRALALVRVLVYHAFGWAWLTFAFPAMGVMFALAGSLMARSLDARPPISVVGGRLRRLLPPFWAFGLFVVPAMLLQGWSPAADDSHGDWWAKLVYWLFPLNDPPGSAEASQVVTPLWYVRAYLWFVLLSPVLLLLFRRWPWPTVTGSLVLVGLLQAGLFPLSAQGLSNVVWTLAIFGACWLVGFAHRDGLVDRLPHTRVLALVAGALLVGGVYALTHPGDQGYDLGGIPVAQAFWSFGFVLLLLRFRPRDLRWLARLPGVEALVSLLNQRAVTFYLWHQVALIGAVLLIDQMWAVPAFQQALPLGTDWWKLVVTCPLIVVALLAFGWVEDLAARRPPRLWPVTGRRTTTPGMSRRTETA
- a CDS encoding SDR family oxidoreductase, with translation MSSHRGVAVVTGGSRGIGAATALLLAQRGWDVCIGYHSAQDAAEAVARACEERGAKTAVVRCDVAVPDDIAALFAAADALGTVTALVNNAGIVYKSGTRLDEITPERLERMLAVNVVGAFLCAREAVRRMSSRYGGSGGAIVNVSSTAARLGGPGEYVDYAASKGAVDSMTVGLAREVAEEGIRVNAVRPGLIETEIHASGGDPDRVRRNAGRVPMKRGGRPEEVANAIVWLCSPEASYVTGALLDVSGGR
- a CDS encoding glycosyltransferase family 39 protein; this encodes MKGSGASLVGQAHLGSVRSGSPRWRRLLSTASPPPLLVGVAAVALAAFTWRIGRPAFWLDEVATVQDASKPLPELLAFLRQRDAGLGPYYLAMHVWLRFGEAEWWARLPSALAMVVAVVAATDVARRHAGQWAGLLAGFLLVLSPAATRYAHEARPYAFAIAFAVLAVWVLDHLDGRRRWWAVYSGTVALLGLSHVVGLVTLVAHPLFVWASGDRRFGRWLVAAGVGVLPPAVVGWFAFQARSTVAWIPKPDLERVRLAFAEIVGGWEYLTLLGALAVVAVVRTRDRWTAGLVVWFAVPPLLLALVGLVTPLFLARYLVVCTPALVLLAATAVRAPWQVAAGVVAAAVVAATVIAWPEHQRLRLPYGHGPDYRAAARAIAADCTGGVAGRHSLAAVRTMPYYVEREGCELPWLSGAVPAHVDRIWVVQWDWDRSEPTPGPGATVFRMVDDVTVPGLRLTLWRR
- a CDS encoding potassium channel family protein; translated protein: MVAFSWLLGGLLVTYALVITTGERLLGSFARTVALALVLLAALRIRRLSRGRTGAIAVVSAAAVVVAALATAFARGTVLTVLTASTTLALVTVTSSLVIRYLMVRRARVDLATVLGVLCIYLLIAMLFSSLHEIGGALVAPYLGGTSAPPSPGDCLYYSVITITTVGIGDIGPVSNLARMVTVLEAVVGQLYLVSVVAAVVSGWRPGVHRGAA
- a CDS encoding SHOCT domain-containing protein, with protein sequence MDYPLLSAFLTMTLFFVWVLWIFLLIRTITDIFRNHYLGGWGKAGWLLFVLVLPFLGVLTYLVAHGRSMSERDLAQLQRQEEAFQSYVRSTARVPSQADELSKLAQLRERGDISAAEYQEAKAKILS